In Streptomyces sp. NBC_00448, the following are encoded in one genomic region:
- the folE gene encoding GTP cyclohydrolase I FolE: MTDPVTLDGDQAPGEFDEKRAEAAIRELLYAVGEDPDREGLRETPSRVARAYREIFAGLWQQPEDVLTTTFDLGHDEMVLVKDIEVMSSCEHHLVPFVGVAHIGYIPASSGKITGLSKLARLVDVYARRPQVQERLTTQVADAMMRILEPRGVIVVIECEHMCMTMRGVRKPGAKTITSAVRGQLRDPATRSEAMSLIIGRG, encoded by the coding sequence ATGACCGACCCCGTGACGCTCGACGGCGACCAGGCGCCCGGCGAGTTCGACGAGAAGCGGGCCGAGGCCGCGATCCGTGAGCTGCTCTACGCGGTGGGCGAGGACCCCGACCGGGAGGGCCTGCGCGAGACCCCGAGCCGGGTGGCCCGCGCCTACCGGGAGATATTCGCCGGGCTGTGGCAGCAGCCCGAGGACGTACTGACCACCACCTTCGACCTCGGTCACGACGAGATGGTGCTGGTCAAGGACATCGAGGTGATGTCCTCCTGCGAGCACCACCTGGTGCCCTTCGTCGGCGTCGCCCACATCGGGTACATCCCGGCGAGCAGCGGGAAGATCACCGGGCTGTCGAAGCTGGCGCGGCTGGTGGACGTGTACGCGCGGCGCCCGCAGGTGCAGGAGCGGCTGACCACGCAGGTCGCCGACGCGATGATGCGGATACTGGAACCGCGCGGGGTGATCGTGGTCATCGAGTGCGAGCACATGTGCATGACGATGCGGGGGGTGCGCAAGCCCGGGGCGAAGACCATCACGTCGGCGGTGCGCGGCCAGCTGAGGGACCCCGCGACGCGCTCCGAGGCGATGAGCCTGATCATCGGCCGCGGGTAG
- the ftsH gene encoding ATP-dependent zinc metalloprotease FtsH, which produces MDVKRYFRGPVMWIVLAVLAVVVLMEVVGSGGGYKTVDTGQVLHAINTNHASSAQLTTGDDNSIKVQLKDGYKIKGSSKVRASYIGNQGSSIAANLQKIQDGQVKGVALPDGYTVSPSKQNAFVSILLSLLPFVLIVVVFLFLMNQMQGGGSRVMQFGKSKAKLITKDTPKTTFADVAGCDEAVEELQEIKEFLQEPAKFQAVGAKIPKGVLLYGRPGTGKTLLARAVAGEAGVPFYSISGSDFVEMFVGVGASRVRDLFEQAKANAPAIVFVDEIDAVGRHRGAGLGGGHDEREQTLNQLLVEMDGFDVKGGVILIAATNRPDILDPALLRPGRFDRQIAVDPPDLNGRLEILTVHQKGKPIAPDVDLMAVARRTPGFTGADLSNVLNEAALLTARSDKKVIDNGVLDEAIDRVVAGPQKRTRIMSDKEKKTTAYHEGGHALVAAASPNSDPVHKITILSRGRALGYTMVLPDEDKYSTSRNEMLDQLAYMMGGRAAEELVFHDPTTGASDDIDKATTTARAMVTQYGMTERLGAIKFGTSDSEPFLGREMGHQRDYSEEVAGLVDEEVKKLIETAHNEAWEILVENRDVLDNLVLALLERETLNKEEIAEIFAPVVKRPPRPAWTGSARRTPSTRPPVLSPKELALTNGAQAINGSGPSPVSTTKPTEPVDLPEDRPES; this is translated from the coding sequence ATGGACGTGAAGCGCTATTTCCGTGGGCCGGTCATGTGGATCGTGCTGGCTGTCCTTGCCGTGGTCGTGTTGATGGAAGTCGTCGGCTCCGGCGGCGGCTACAAGACAGTCGACACAGGCCAGGTACTGCACGCGATCAACACCAACCACGCCAGTTCCGCACAGCTGACCACTGGGGACGACAACTCCATCAAGGTCCAGCTCAAGGACGGCTACAAGATCAAGGGCAGCTCGAAGGTCCGCGCCAGCTACATCGGCAACCAGGGCTCCTCGATCGCCGCAAACCTGCAGAAGATCCAGGACGGACAGGTCAAGGGCGTCGCACTGCCCGACGGCTACACCGTCTCGCCGTCCAAGCAGAACGCGTTCGTCAGCATCCTGCTGTCGCTGCTGCCCTTCGTCCTGATCGTGGTGGTCTTCCTCTTCCTGATGAACCAGATGCAGGGCGGCGGTTCGCGCGTCATGCAGTTCGGGAAGTCCAAGGCCAAGCTGATCACCAAGGACACCCCCAAGACCACCTTCGCCGACGTCGCGGGCTGCGACGAGGCGGTGGAGGAACTGCAGGAGATCAAGGAGTTCCTGCAGGAGCCGGCGAAGTTCCAGGCCGTCGGCGCCAAGATCCCCAAGGGCGTGCTGCTCTACGGCCGTCCCGGCACCGGTAAGACGCTGCTGGCGCGAGCCGTGGCCGGCGAGGCCGGCGTGCCGTTCTACTCGATCTCGGGTTCCGACTTCGTCGAGATGTTCGTCGGCGTCGGCGCCTCCCGGGTCCGCGACCTGTTCGAGCAGGCCAAGGCGAACGCCCCGGCGATCGTCTTCGTCGACGAGATCGACGCTGTCGGCCGGCACCGCGGTGCGGGCCTCGGCGGCGGTCACGACGAGCGCGAGCAGACCCTCAACCAGCTGCTCGTCGAGATGGACGGCTTCGACGTCAAGGGCGGCGTGATCCTCATCGCCGCGACGAACCGGCCGGACATCCTCGACCCGGCGCTGCTGCGCCCGGGCCGGTTCGACCGGCAGATCGCGGTCGACCCGCCGGACCTCAACGGCCGGCTGGAGATCCTCACCGTGCACCAGAAGGGCAAGCCGATCGCGCCGGACGTCGACCTCATGGCCGTCGCCCGCCGCACCCCCGGCTTCACCGGTGCCGACCTGAGCAACGTGCTCAACGAGGCGGCGCTGCTCACCGCGCGCAGCGACAAGAAGGTGATCGACAACGGCGTGCTGGACGAGGCCATCGACCGTGTGGTGGCCGGCCCCCAGAAGCGCACCCGGATCATGTCGGACAAGGAGAAGAAGACCACCGCTTACCACGAGGGCGGACACGCCCTGGTCGCGGCGGCCTCACCGAACTCCGACCCGGTCCACAAGATCACCATCCTGTCCCGCGGCCGTGCCCTCGGCTACACGATGGTGCTGCCCGACGAGGACAAGTACTCCACGTCGCGCAACGAGATGCTCGACCAGCTCGCCTACATGATGGGCGGCCGGGCGGCGGAGGAACTGGTCTTCCACGACCCGACCACCGGCGCCTCGGACGACATCGACAAGGCCACCACCACCGCCCGCGCCATGGTCACGCAGTACGGCATGACCGAGCGGCTCGGCGCGATCAAGTTCGGCACCAGCGACTCGGAGCCGTTCCTCGGTCGTGAGATGGGTCACCAGCGCGACTACTCGGAAGAGGTCGCCGGGCTGGTCGACGAGGAGGTCAAGAAGCTGATCGAGACGGCGCACAACGAGGCGTGGGAGATCCTCGTCGAGAACCGCGACGTCCTCGACAACCTCGTGCTCGCGCTGCTGGAGCGGGAGACGCTCAACAAGGAGGAGATCGCCGAGATCTTCGCCCCGGTGGTCAAGCGTCCGCCGCGCCCGGCCTGGACCGGTTCGGCTCGCCGGACCCCGTCCACCCGGCCGCCGGTGCTCTCCCCGAAGGAGCTGGCACTGACCAACGGCGCCCAGGCGATCAACGGAAGCGGCCCGTCGCCGGTCTCCACCACCAAGCCCACCGAGCCGGTCGACCTGCCGGAAGACCGCCCGGAGAGCTGA
- the hpt gene encoding hypoxanthine phosphoribosyltransferase, which yields MNETDMGADLEKVLIAKADIDAKLGELAAEIDRDYAGKDLLIVGVLKGAVMVMADLARALSSNVTMDWMAVSSYGAGTKSSGVVRILKDLDTDIAGRHVLIVEDIIDSGLTLSWLISNLGSRGPASLEVCTLLRKPEAAKVRIDVKYTGFDIPNEFVVGYGLDYSEKYRNLPFVGTLAPHVYGG from the coding sequence GTGAACGAGACCGACATGGGCGCCGACCTTGAGAAGGTGCTCATCGCCAAGGCAGACATCGACGCGAAGCTGGGGGAGCTGGCCGCCGAGATCGATCGGGACTACGCGGGCAAGGACCTGCTGATCGTCGGTGTCCTCAAGGGCGCCGTCATGGTGATGGCCGACCTGGCCCGAGCCCTGTCGAGCAACGTGACCATGGACTGGATGGCGGTGTCCTCCTACGGCGCCGGCACCAAGTCCTCCGGCGTGGTCCGCATCCTCAAGGACCTGGACACCGACATCGCCGGGCGGCACGTCCTGATCGTCGAGGACATCATCGACTCCGGGCTGACCCTCTCCTGGCTGATCAGCAACCTCGGATCGCGCGGCCCGGCCTCCCTGGAGGTCTGCACGCTGCTGCGCAAGCCCGAGGCGGCGAAGGTTCGCATCGATGTCAAATACACTGGCTTCGACATCCCCAACGAGTTCGTGGTCGGTTACGGCCTGGACTACTCCGAGAAGTACCGCAACCTGCCGTTCGTCGGCACCCTCGCACCGCACGTCTACGGGGGCTGA
- the tilS gene encoding tRNA lysidine(34) synthetase TilS has translation MGPHPTVAAIRLAVRRVLHDVLAASADASAAPSTATAGAAGPLVLAACSGGADSMALAAALAFEAPRLGMRAGAVTVDHGLQSGSARRAQEVVERLRALGLDPVDAIGVTVGRQSTTAAHGGAYVGTAGTGTGRRVGPEAAARDARYAALDTVAERRGAAAVLLGHTRDDQAETVLLGLARGSGTRSLSGMAAVSGTGGRYRRPFLLLDRDTVRQGCLAQGITVWEDPHNHDPAYTRSRVRHEALPVLEKSLGKGVVQALARTAQLSRDDADALDQWAADAQADVAGDDGSLDVARLHRLPAAVRRRVLRRAAVAAGSPPGFLFARHIEEVDRLVTGWRGQKALNLPGGVAVRRADGRLVFSPS, from the coding sequence ATGGGACCCCACCCCACGGTCGCGGCGATACGTCTGGCGGTCCGCCGCGTCCTGCACGACGTGCTCGCAGCCTCCGCCGACGCGTCCGCCGCGCCGTCCACCGCCACCGCGGGCGCCGCCGGCCCGCTCGTACTCGCCGCGTGCAGCGGCGGCGCCGATTCGATGGCGCTGGCCGCCGCCCTCGCCTTCGAAGCGCCCCGGCTCGGCATGCGTGCCGGCGCCGTCACCGTCGACCACGGCCTGCAAAGCGGCTCGGCCCGCCGCGCGCAGGAGGTCGTGGAGCGGCTGCGTGCCCTCGGCCTCGACCCGGTCGACGCGATCGGCGTGACCGTCGGCCGGCAGTCCACCACGGCCGCGCACGGCGGCGCGTACGTCGGCACCGCGGGCACCGGCACCGGTCGCCGGGTCGGCCCCGAGGCCGCCGCGCGCGACGCGCGGTACGCCGCGCTGGACACCGTCGCCGAACGCCGCGGCGCCGCCGCGGTGTTGCTCGGCCACACCCGGGACGACCAGGCGGAGACGGTGCTGCTCGGCCTCGCCCGCGGCTCCGGCACCCGCTCGCTGTCCGGCATGGCCGCGGTCTCCGGCACCGGCGGCCGCTACCGCCGGCCGTTCCTGCTGCTCGACCGCGACACCGTCCGCCAGGGCTGCCTCGCCCAGGGCATCACCGTGTGGGAGGACCCGCACAACCACGACCCCGCGTACACCCGCTCCCGGGTCCGGCACGAAGCGCTGCCGGTGCTGGAGAAGTCGCTCGGCAAGGGCGTCGTGCAGGCGCTGGCCCGTACCGCCCAGCTCTCGCGCGACGACGCCGACGCCCTCGACCAGTGGGCCGCCGACGCGCAGGCCGACGTGGCCGGCGACGACGGCAGCCTCGACGTGGCCCGGCTGCACCGGCTGCCCGCGGCGGTCCGGCGCCGGGTGCTGCGCAGGGCGGCGGTGGCCGCCGGGTCCCCGCCGGGCTTCCTCTTCGCCCGCCACATCGAAGAGGTGGACCGCCTGGTGACGGGCTGGCGCGGGCAGAAGGCGCTCAACCTGCCGGGCGGCGTCGCCGTCCGAAGGGCGGATGGCAGACTGGTGTTCTCGCCGTCGTAG
- a CDS encoding zinc-dependent metalloprotease — protein sequence MTSIGGSEMVDWNLAVATAQRLTRPGPEVSRDEARAIVAELRTHAEESENHVSAFTRMYGDGGARPHGTPVLIVDRPGWVRANVAGFREVLKPLLGKMQARRPGGPGGVMLGTVGGKVTGVEVGMLLSFLSSRVLGQYETFAPATREMPAGPVQPGPGESRAGRLLLVAPNIVHVERELDVDPHDFRLWVCLHEETHRTQFSAVPWLRDHIEGEIQSFLGETELDASTVVERVRQAVQTFSGAGKDREEGEEGADGEPDDGRSLVDLVQTPAQKEILTRLTAVMSLLEGHADYVMDGVGPEVVPSVAEIREKFGQRRASGAGRLDQALRRLLGLDAKLRQYRDGERFVRGVVKDVGMDGFNRVWTSPNTLPTKAEIAKPAEWVARVHGRTDG from the coding sequence ATGACGAGCATCGGTGGAAGCGAGATGGTCGACTGGAACCTCGCCGTGGCGACCGCGCAGCGGCTGACGCGGCCCGGGCCGGAGGTGAGCCGGGACGAGGCACGCGCGATCGTGGCCGAGTTGCGGACCCACGCCGAGGAGTCGGAGAACCACGTCAGCGCGTTCACGCGGATGTACGGCGACGGCGGGGCCCGCCCGCACGGCACCCCCGTGCTGATCGTGGACCGCCCCGGCTGGGTCCGCGCCAACGTCGCGGGCTTCCGCGAGGTGCTCAAACCGCTGCTGGGCAAGATGCAGGCCCGCCGCCCGGGCGGCCCGGGCGGCGTCATGCTCGGCACCGTGGGCGGCAAGGTCACCGGCGTCGAGGTCGGGATGCTGCTGAGCTTCCTGTCCTCCCGGGTGCTCGGCCAGTACGAGACGTTCGCCCCCGCCACGCGGGAGATGCCCGCGGGACCGGTGCAGCCGGGCCCGGGGGAGTCCAGGGCCGGGCGGCTGCTGCTGGTCGCCCCGAACATCGTGCACGTCGAGCGCGAGCTGGACGTCGACCCGCACGACTTCCGGCTGTGGGTGTGCCTGCACGAGGAGACCCACCGCACCCAGTTCTCCGCCGTGCCCTGGCTGCGCGACCACATCGAGGGCGAGATCCAGTCCTTCCTCGGTGAGACCGAACTCGACGCCTCCACGGTCGTGGAGCGGGTCCGGCAGGCGGTGCAGACCTTCAGCGGCGCGGGCAAGGACCGCGAGGAGGGCGAGGAGGGCGCCGACGGTGAGCCGGACGACGGCCGCAGCCTCGTGGACCTCGTGCAGACCCCCGCGCAGAAGGAGATCCTCACCCGGCTGACCGCCGTGATGTCGCTGCTGGAGGGGCACGCCGACTACGTGATGGACGGTGTGGGCCCCGAGGTGGTGCCGAGCGTCGCGGAGATCCGGGAGAAGTTCGGGCAGCGCCGCGCCAGCGGCGCGGGCCGGCTCGACCAGGCGCTGCGCCGGCTGCTGGGCCTGGACGCGAAGCTGCGGCAGTACCGCGACGGCGAGCGGTTCGTGCGCGGCGTGGTCAAGGACGTCGGCATGGACGGTTTCAACCGCGTGTGGACCTCGCCGAACACGCTGCCCACCAAGGCGGAGATCGCCAAACCCGCGGAGTGGGTGGCGCGGGTGCACGGCCGCACCGACGGCTGA
- the dacB gene encoding D-alanyl-D-alanine carboxypeptidase/D-alanyl-D-alanine endopeptidase, whose translation MAVSAGMGVVVAAGAAAAAGPWQGGQRTAERNFAAARDAEAGPGGKPKAKPSPVSTAVSPAGPGGISTAVPSAAPVLLPVGGSAAPLPAGLSAELARTLDPLLTAYGMGPVRTGAVIDVSSGSVLFDHQDGTATTPASTTKLATATAALGLLGPEKRLTTRVVATGTTGKGDVVLVGGGDPTLELGQLAEDTAKALKAAGRTKIALGYDTSLYSGPTLHPIGHNENLAPVTALMADEGRLDGSSSGPASRAWDPAASAAGDFAQLLGKQGITVTAVTHEHAGTAGNVAGTTLATHVSAPLADLVERMLTNSDNDLAEALARQSAIASGRPASFAGGAAAIRAALVRYGVPLPRASFHDGSGLDHDDRLAPVTLARLLALAASPEHAELRSILTGVPVADFTGTLAARFHGSPAAGLVHAKTGTLTGTNTIAGTVVTAGGRLLAFSFMTQGGYDPVATEQALDALATAVAGA comes from the coding sequence GTGGCGGTATCCGCCGGGATGGGCGTGGTCGTCGCCGCGGGGGCGGCGGCCGCGGCCGGGCCGTGGCAGGGCGGGCAGCGCACCGCGGAACGGAACTTCGCCGCCGCGCGGGACGCCGAGGCCGGACCGGGCGGGAAGCCGAAGGCCAAGCCGAGCCCCGTATCCACGGCCGTGTCCCCGGCCGGGCCCGGGGGCATATCGACGGCCGTGCCGTCCGCGGCGCCCGTCCTGCTGCCGGTCGGCGGCTCCGCGGCGCCCCTGCCGGCCGGCCTCTCCGCCGAGCTCGCCCGCACGCTCGACCCGCTGCTGACGGCGTACGGCATGGGCCCGGTCCGCACCGGCGCCGTGATCGACGTGAGCAGCGGCAGCGTGCTCTTCGACCACCAGGACGGCACCGCGACAACCCCCGCGTCCACCACCAAACTCGCCACCGCGACGGCCGCGCTGGGCCTGCTCGGCCCGGAGAAGCGGCTGACCACGCGGGTGGTGGCGACCGGGACCACCGGGAAGGGTGACGTGGTGCTGGTCGGCGGCGGTGACCCCACGCTGGAGTTGGGGCAACTCGCCGAGGACACCGCGAAGGCGCTGAAGGCGGCCGGGCGGACGAAGATCGCGCTCGGGTACGACACGTCGCTGTACAGCGGGCCGACACTCCACCCCATCGGGCACAACGAGAACCTCGCGCCGGTCACCGCGCTGATGGCCGACGAGGGGCGGCTCGACGGGAGCAGCAGCGGCCCCGCGTCCCGCGCGTGGGACCCGGCGGCGAGCGCGGCGGGGGACTTCGCGCAGCTGCTCGGCAAGCAGGGGATCACCGTGACCGCCGTCACGCACGAGCACGCGGGGACGGCGGGGAACGTGGCCGGCACGACGCTCGCCACGCACGTGTCGGCGCCGCTGGCCGACCTCGTGGAACGCATGCTCACCAACAGCGACAACGACCTCGCGGAGGCGCTGGCGCGGCAGTCCGCGATCGCGAGCGGGCGGCCGGCGAGCTTCGCGGGGGGTGCGGCGGCGATCAGGGCGGCGCTGGTGCGGTACGGGGTGCCGCTGCCGCGGGCGTCGTTCCACGACGGGAGCGGGCTCGACCACGACGACCGGCTGGCGCCGGTCACCCTCGCGCGGTTGCTGGCGCTGGCGGCGAGCCCTGAACACGCCGAGCTGCGCTCGATCCTCACGGGGGTGCCGGTGGCGGACTTCACGGGGACGCTGGCGGCGCGGTTCCACGGGTCGCCTGCGGCGGGCCTGGTGCACGCGAAGACGGGGACGCTCACGGGGACCAACACGATCGCCGGCACCGTGGTCACCGCCGGCGGGCGGCTGCTCGCGTTCTCGTTCATGACCCAGGGCGGATACGACCCCGTCGCGACCGAGCAAGCCCTCGACGCCCTCGCGACAGCCGTAGCCGGCGCCTGA
- a CDS encoding inorganic diphosphatase → MEFDVTIEIPKGSRNKYEVDHESGRIRLDRRLFTSTSYPADYGFIENTLGQDGDPLDALVILDEPTFPGCLITCRAIGMFRMTDEAGGDDKVLCVPASDPRVEHLRDIHHVSEFDRLEIQHFFEVYKDLEPGKSVEGANWVGRTEAEAEIEESFRRLKEHNGGH, encoded by the coding sequence GTGGAGTTCGACGTCACGATCGAGATCCCGAAGGGTTCACGAAACAAGTACGAGGTGGACCACGAGTCCGGTCGTATCCGCCTGGACCGCAGGCTCTTCACGTCCACGAGTTACCCCGCGGACTACGGCTTCATCGAGAACACCCTCGGCCAGGACGGCGACCCGCTGGACGCGCTGGTCATCCTGGACGAGCCGACGTTCCCCGGGTGCCTGATCACCTGCCGCGCCATCGGCATGTTCCGGATGACCGACGAGGCCGGCGGCGACGACAAGGTGCTGTGCGTGCCCGCGTCCGACCCGCGCGTGGAGCACCTGCGGGACATCCACCACGTCTCGGAGTTCGACCGCCTGGAGATCCAGCACTTCTTCGAGGTCTACAAGGACCTGGAGCCCGGCAAGTCCGTCGAGGGCGCGAACTGGGTCGGCCGCACCGAGGCCGAGGCGGAGATCGAGGAGTCCTTCCGCCGCCTGAAGGAGCACAACGGCGGTCACTGA
- a CDS encoding MFS transporter produces MRTVDSRSGTPPAEPAHPASPAGPAVRHGVVLFVTCLALGAVVSAMASLNVALPSLARETHASQTQLSWIVDAYSLAFASLLLPAGALGDRFGRRRALVAGLVVFAVGSVLAVFTKEADELIALRGLLGVGAALVMPATLSTITSTFPREQRTKAVSAWTAVAGASAVVGLLTSGLLLQEWSWRSVFLLNVVLAAVAAVGTLVFVPESAEAERPRLDAVGALIAVVGLLALVYSVIEAPTRGWADPLTLGGIGLGVVVLAAFVGWELRREQPLLDPRLFRNRRFSAGSVSVTLQFFVFFGFIFVAMQYLQLVRGDSPLVAAVSVLPLAGALVPATRLTPRLVARVGVRRPWVAGLVLVAVAMTVLSRLGTDSPYWLIVAGLVPLGAGMGLAMTPATTEITDALPRALQNVGSAMNDLSRELGGALGIAVLGSLLGAGYRTHLHLPPGLPPQAADAARSSLAGATGVGGSVADGARHAFVDGIHQTLLAGAGVALLAAVVVALLLRGTRSRSAERGEQVGERADAADGTASPPDGTGSLPDGTGPRPDGTYTDKLQPQPR; encoded by the coding sequence ATGCGCACCGTGGACTCGCGGAGCGGCACCCCACCCGCCGAACCCGCTCACCCCGCCTCACCGGCCGGGCCGGCCGTCCGGCACGGCGTGGTCCTGTTCGTCACGTGCCTCGCGCTCGGCGCGGTGGTCTCGGCGATGGCCTCGCTGAACGTCGCGCTGCCCAGCCTGGCCCGCGAAACCCACGCGAGCCAGACGCAGTTGTCGTGGATCGTGGACGCCTACAGCCTCGCGTTCGCCTCATTGCTGCTGCCCGCGGGGGCGTTGGGCGACCGGTTCGGGCGGCGGCGGGCGCTGGTGGCCGGTCTCGTGGTCTTCGCCGTGGGGTCGGTGCTGGCCGTGTTCACCAAGGAGGCCGACGAACTCATCGCGCTGCGGGGCCTGTTGGGGGTGGGCGCGGCTTTGGTGATGCCGGCGACGCTGTCCACCATCACCAGCACCTTCCCGCGCGAGCAGCGGACGAAGGCGGTGAGCGCCTGGACCGCGGTGGCCGGCGCGAGCGCCGTCGTCGGGCTGCTGACGTCGGGCCTGCTGCTCCAGGAGTGGTCGTGGCGCTCGGTGTTCCTGCTCAACGTGGTGCTCGCGGCGGTCGCCGCGGTCGGCACGCTGGTCTTCGTACCGGAGTCGGCGGAGGCGGAGCGGCCTCGGCTCGACGCGGTGGGTGCGCTGATCGCGGTGGTCGGCCTGCTCGCCCTCGTCTACTCGGTGATCGAGGCGCCCACCCGCGGCTGGGCCGACCCGCTGACCCTCGGTGGCATCGGTCTCGGCGTGGTGGTGCTCGCCGCCTTCGTCGGATGGGAACTGCGCCGGGAGCAGCCGCTGTTGGACCCGAGGCTGTTCCGCAACCGGCGGTTCTCGGCGGGCTCGGTGTCGGTCACGCTGCAGTTCTTCGTCTTCTTCGGCTTCATCTTCGTGGCCATGCAGTATCTGCAACTGGTTCGCGGGGACAGCCCGTTGGTTGCCGCGGTGAGCGTGCTGCCGCTGGCCGGGGCGCTGGTGCCCGCCACCCGGCTGACCCCGCGACTGGTGGCCCGGGTCGGCGTGCGGCGGCCGTGGGTGGCGGGGCTGGTGCTGGTGGCGGTCGCGATGACGGTCCTCTCGCGGCTGGGCACCGACAGCCCGTACTGGCTGATCGTCGCCGGACTGGTCCCGCTCGGGGCCGGGATGGGCCTGGCGATGACGCCGGCGACCACCGAGATCACGGACGCGCTGCCGCGGGCGCTGCAGAACGTCGGCTCGGCGATGAACGACCTGTCGCGCGAACTGGGCGGGGCACTCGGCATCGCGGTCCTCGGGAGCCTGCTCGGCGCGGGCTACCGCACGCACCTGCACCTGCCGCCCGGGCTGCCGCCGCAGGCGGCGGACGCGGCCCGCTCCTCGCTGGCCGGGGCGACCGGTGTCGGCGGCTCGGTCGCCGACGGAGCACGGCACGCCTTCGTGGACGGCATCCACCAGACGCTGCTGGCGGGCGCGGGCGTGGCCCTGCTCGCGGCGGTCGTCGTCGCCCTGCTGCTGCGGGGCACGCGGTCGCGTTCCGCTGAGCGCGGCGAGCAGGTCGGCGAGCGGGCCGACGCGGCGGATGGGACGGCTTCCCCGCCGGACGGTACGGGCTCCCTGCCGGACGGCACGGGCCCTCGGCCGGACGGCACGTACACCGACAAGCTCCAGCCGCAGCCCCGTTGA
- a CDS encoding TetR/AcrR family transcriptional regulator, which yields MTDEPPRRGRRPGASDTRGAILAVARQKFLEHGYQAVTLRAIADEAGVDVALISYYFDSKRGLFGAAMALVANPADVLTRVLDGDPATFSVRALRALVTIWDSSDTRPALEAMVRSAAADEALAALLREMLEREVFGRIAERIGGANAQARAMAFGAQMAGIIMTRYVLRLEPIASMSVDDIVRHFGPSLRLALQGSPTRQRRSSG from the coding sequence ACGCGCGGCGCCATCCTCGCCGTCGCGCGGCAGAAGTTCCTCGAACACGGCTACCAGGCGGTGACCCTGCGGGCGATCGCTGACGAAGCCGGCGTGGACGTCGCCCTGATCAGCTACTACTTCGACTCCAAGCGGGGGCTGTTCGGCGCGGCGATGGCGCTGGTGGCGAACCCGGCGGACGTGCTGACGCGGGTGCTCGACGGCGACCCCGCCACGTTCAGCGTGCGGGCGCTGCGCGCCTTGGTGACCATCTGGGACTCCTCCGACACCCGGCCCGCCCTGGAGGCGATGGTCCGCAGCGCGGCGGCCGACGAGGCACTCGCCGCGCTCCTGCGGGAGATGCTCGAACGCGAGGTGTTCGGCCGGATCGCCGAACGTATCGGCGGGGCCAACGCCCAGGCGCGGGCGATGGCGTTCGGCGCGCAGATGGCGGGCATCATCATGACGCGTTACGTGCTGCGCCTGGAGCCGATCGCGTCCATGTCGGTGGACGACATCGTCCGGCACTTCGGCCCCTCCCTGCGGCTCGCCCTTCAGGGCTCGCCCACCCGTCAGCGGCGGTCGTCCGGGTAG